The following are from one region of the Palaeococcus ferrophilus DSM 13482 genome:
- the ndk gene encoding nucleoside-diphosphate kinase, producing MAERKIERTLVILKPDAVVRGLMGEIISRFEKRGLKIIGMKMIWIDRELAEKHYEEHRGKPFFEPLVDYITKAPSVVMVVEGRYAISVVRKMAGATDPKDAEPGSIRGDYGLDIGDSIYNIVHASDSPESAEREINLYFKPEELFEYCKAADWFYHTHAKGKKEYLDSMDCLKR from the coding sequence ATGGCCGAGAGGAAGATAGAAAGAACACTCGTTATACTTAAGCCCGATGCCGTCGTTAGGGGCCTCATGGGCGAAATCATCAGCCGTTTCGAGAAGAGGGGCCTCAAAATCATCGGGATGAAGATGATATGGATTGATAGGGAGCTCGCCGAGAAACACTACGAGGAGCACAGGGGAAAGCCCTTCTTCGAGCCGCTGGTTGATTACATCACCAAGGCCCCGAGCGTCGTCATGGTCGTTGAGGGGAGATACGCCATAAGCGTCGTCAGGAAGATGGCTGGAGCCACAGACCCGAAGGACGCCGAACCGGGAAGCATAAGGGGCGACTACGGCCTCGATATAGGCGACTCGATCTACAACATAGTCCACGCCTCCGACAGCCCGGAGAGCGCGGAGAGAGAGATAAACCTCTACTTCAAGCCGGAAGAGCTCTTCGAGTACTGCAAGGCCGCCGACTGGTTCTACCACACCCACGCAAAGGGAAAGAAGGAGTACCTCGACAGCATGGACTGCCTTAAGCGCTAA